A genomic stretch from Cloacibacterium caeni includes:
- a CDS encoding TonB-dependent receptor — translation MKTRIFTLLFTFAFTFTLIAQITISGKVLGRNNKPLKDVSVTLKDTYDGATTDETGNYKFETSEKGSQTLIFSHPKFIEIEKSIQIEDKNLILNAELKESVSEIDAVVISAGSIEASDKKRATTLLTPIDVYTTAGANGQISSALETLPGVQKVGESEGLFVRGGTGTETKFFMDGNLVNNYFGNSVPGIKAMDRLNTSLFKGNVFSSGGYSAVYGQALSGVLALESIDLPERNAADFGISPIFASGGIQRVNQEKTHSYGISLGYSNLELMQKILKFNTDFEKAPNSFGGNGNFRIKTSRGGFIKYYGSYDTSSMKLSSPNLDDETSSDKINQNGKNTFHSLSYREKFGRYTLNLGSSYTFNQNILHFSNVDQNGSSPFNNDIDSKGNYFNAKALIERKLFKISAIRAGIELNTTKEETWVSIAQKNYEFRDDITSLFAETDLGISNDLSLKIGARAENSSSINHWNFSPRFAMAYRISKEWTSSLAYGTFFQNPESRFFTENYQPNYQRADHYIFQVQRAADGRSLRLETYYKKYQDLIKTTTDFYRPIAVNNNGSGYAKGVELFWRDKKSLKNIDYWVSYSYLDSKRDYLNYTESLFPNFAAKHTLSVVAKKFVTNWKTGFNISYNYNSGRPYYNFVTENGNTVLKNQGFVKDYQAVNFSLNYLPNLGKKDARAFTVLVLSINNVLGTKNEFGYNFSSNGLKSRAIVPPNNTFVFIGAFISFGTDRTQEVINNNL, via the coding sequence ATGAAAACTCGTATTTTTACATTACTCTTTACCTTTGCCTTTACCTTTACCTTAATTGCTCAAATTACCATTTCTGGAAAAGTTTTAGGAAGAAATAACAAACCGCTGAAAGATGTTTCTGTGACGCTGAAAGATACTTATGATGGCGCAACAACAGACGAAACAGGGAATTATAAATTTGAAACTTCTGAAAAAGGAAGCCAAACATTGATTTTCTCTCACCCTAAATTTATAGAAATTGAAAAATCTATTCAAATTGAAGACAAAAACCTTATTCTAAATGCTGAACTAAAAGAATCGGTGAGCGAAATAGATGCAGTAGTCATTTCTGCGGGAAGCATAGAAGCCAGCGATAAAAAACGAGCCACTACTCTATTGACACCAATTGATGTCTACACAACAGCTGGAGCAAATGGTCAAATTTCATCGGCACTGGAAACCTTACCTGGAGTTCAAAAAGTAGGAGAATCAGAAGGTCTTTTCGTGAGAGGAGGAACCGGAACGGAAACCAAATTCTTCATGGACGGAAATTTGGTGAACAATTATTTCGGAAATTCTGTACCCGGAATTAAAGCGATGGATAGATTGAATACTTCACTTTTTAAAGGAAATGTATTTTCGAGTGGTGGTTATTCTGCAGTTTACGGACAAGCATTATCTGGAGTTTTAGCTTTGGAAAGTATCGATTTACCAGAGAGAAATGCTGCAGATTTTGGGATTTCTCCCATTTTTGCAAGCGGCGGAATTCAACGAGTTAATCAAGAAAAAACACATTCTTACGGAATTTCTTTAGGCTATTCTAATCTAGAACTCATGCAGAAAATTCTGAAATTCAATACCGATTTCGAAAAAGCACCTAACAGTTTTGGTGGCAATGGTAATTTCAGAATTAAAACTTCAAGAGGCGGTTTTATCAAATATTACGGAAGTTATGATACCAGTTCGATGAAGCTTTCTTCTCCCAATTTAGACGACGAAACTTCTTCTGATAAAATCAATCAAAACGGGAAAAATACGTTTCACTCGCTTTCTTACCGAGAAAAATTTGGCAGATATACTTTGAATCTTGGAAGTTCATATACTTTTAACCAAAATATTCTTCATTTTTCTAATGTAGACCAAAACGGAAGTTCTCCATTCAATAATGACATAGATTCTAAAGGCAATTATTTCAACGCCAAAGCATTGATTGAGAGAAAATTATTTAAAATTTCGGCAATAAGAGCAGGAATAGAACTGAATACAACTAAAGAAGAAACTTGGGTTTCCATCGCTCAAAAAAATTATGAATTTAGAGATGATATCACATCTCTTTTCGCAGAAACTGATTTGGGAATCAGCAATGATTTATCTTTAAAAATAGGAGCAAGAGCAGAAAACTCTTCTTCTATCAACCACTGGAATTTTTCGCCAAGATTTGCCATGGCTTACAGAATTTCTAAAGAATGGACGAGTTCATTGGCTTACGGAACTTTCTTCCAAAATCCTGAAAGTAGATTTTTCACCGAAAATTATCAACCCAATTATCAAAGAGCTGACCATTATATTTTTCAAGTTCAAAGAGCAGCAGATGGTAGAAGTTTGAGATTGGAAACGTATTACAAAAAATATCAAGATTTAATAAAAACCACAACAGATTTTTACAGACCTATCGCCGTGAATAACAACGGAAGTGGCTATGCAAAAGGTGTAGAATTATTTTGGCGAGATAAAAAATCTTTGAAAAATATAGATTATTGGGTGTCTTATTCTTACCTAGATTCTAAAAGAGATTACCTGAATTACACCGAAAGTCTATTCCCCAATTTCGCGGCAAAACATACACTTTCTGTGGTGGCTAAAAAATTTGTAACCAATTGGAAAACAGGATTTAATATTTCTTACAATTACAATTCTGGAAGACCATATTACAATTTCGTGACCGAAAATGGCAATACTGTTCTCAAAAATCAAGGCTTTGTAAAAGATTATCAAGCGGTGAATTTCAGTCTTAATTATTTACCGAATTTAGGCAAAAAAGATGCGAGAGCTTTCACCGTTTTGGTGCTTTCTATCAATAACGTTCTAGGAACTAAAAATGAATTTGGATACAATTTTTCGAGCAATGGATTAAAATCTAGAGCCATCGTTCCTCCTAACAATACTTTTGTTTTCATCGGTGCATTCATCAGTTTCGGGACTGACAGAACTCAAGAAGTCATTAATAATAACTTGTAG